One Phycisphaerae bacterium genomic window carries:
- a CDS encoding class I SAM-dependent methyltransferase: METEYPLEILWRHLQDVPYFRAILRSVEACFVRRLALPEPMLDVGSGDGHFASVAFDRPVAVGLDPSPVMVREARRRLVYRLAVCADAVAMPFADRSFASVISNSVLEHIADVEGALREIARVIQPKGRFVFCVPNHRFARLLLGSRVLSSLRMRTASQWYGRFFNRISRHVHCDSPSVWRERLERVGFEVERQWDYFSARALATMEIGHAVCLPCLVTRKLTGRWILVRNRVNLLPAYWMVRRHFGEPLPDEGAYSFYVTRRT, translated from the coding sequence TTGGAGACGGAGTACCCGCTGGAGATTCTCTGGCGACACCTTCAGGACGTGCCGTACTTCCGGGCGATACTACGGTCGGTTGAGGCGTGTTTTGTCCGACGACTGGCGCTGCCGGAGCCGATGCTCGACGTCGGCTCCGGCGACGGGCACTTTGCGTCGGTGGCGTTCGATCGGCCGGTGGCCGTCGGCCTCGATCCCTCACCGGTGATGGTGCGGGAGGCCCGCCGCCGCTTGGTCTACCGTTTGGCGGTGTGCGCCGATGCCGTCGCGATGCCCTTTGCGGACCGGTCCTTCGCCTCGGTGATCAGCAACTCGGTGCTCGAGCACATCGCCGACGTGGAAGGCGCGTTACGCGAGATCGCCCGGGTCATTCAGCCGAAGGGGCGTTTCGTGTTCTGCGTGCCGAACCATCGGTTCGCCCGGCTCCTGCTGGGCTCGCGCGTCCTCAGTTCGCTGCGGATGCGAACGGCATCGCAGTGGTACGGACGTTTCTTCAACCGCATTTCGCGGCACGTGCACTGTGACAGCCCGTCGGTCTGGCGGGAACGGCTGGAGCGGGTCGGTTTCGAGGTGGAACGGCAGTGGGATTATTTTTCCGCGCGGGCGCTGGCGACGATGGAGATTGGCCACGCCGTGTGCCTGCCGTGCCTGGTCACGCGGAAGCTGACCGGTCGATGGATCCTGGTGAGGAACCGCGTTAACCTGCTTCCAGCGTATTGGATGGTGCGGCGGCACTTCGGCGAGCCGTTACCGGATGAAGGGGCCTACAGCTTCTACGTGACCAGGCGCAC
- a CDS encoding glycosyltransferase family 4 protein: MRILTALTYYRPHVSGVTVYAQRLAEALAAGGHAVTVLTSQWDSTLPRDAMENGVRVRRVPVVARVSKGVIMPTIGMWATRMVLAHDVVHLHLPQFDAAGIALRAWLSGRPSVLTFHCDLQLPPGWFNRAAGRVVRAANFVAGRCADRIVTYTDDYRRHSGFLSRWNSKTVLIDPPVALPTVTDQEAARFRMEHGLDSSRGPVLAMAARLASEKGVEVLLAALPRILAKYPRAIVLFAGQHRNVLGEQAYADRLMPRIRELEAAGHWRFLGVLDPCRMAAFYRHVDVLVVPSLNSTESFGLVQIEAMMHGVPVAVSDLPGVRTPVASTGMGRVVPTGDGDALAAAVLELLALPRPLCPPSGVFGRYDPQAVAARYETLFEHLLQERR; this comes from the coding sequence ATGCGCATTCTCACGGCTCTCACCTACTATCGGCCGCACGTCAGCGGCGTCACCGTCTACGCCCAGCGGCTCGCCGAGGCCCTGGCGGCCGGAGGCCATGCCGTGACCGTACTGACGTCGCAGTGGGACTCGACCCTGCCGCGGGACGCGATGGAAAACGGCGTTCGCGTGCGGAGGGTGCCGGTGGTCGCGCGGGTGAGCAAAGGGGTCATCATGCCCACGATCGGGATGTGGGCCACGAGGATGGTCCTGGCTCACGACGTGGTGCACCTGCATCTGCCCCAGTTTGACGCGGCGGGGATCGCCCTGCGGGCCTGGTTATCGGGCCGGCCGAGTGTGCTGACGTTTCACTGCGACCTCCAGTTGCCGCCGGGATGGTTCAACCGTGCGGCTGGGCGGGTCGTGCGGGCGGCAAATTTCGTGGCCGGCCGGTGCGCCGACCGCATCGTCACCTATACCGACGATTACCGGCGGCATTCCGGCTTCCTGAGCCGGTGGAACTCCAAGACCGTCCTGATCGATCCTCCCGTCGCGCTGCCGACGGTGACGGACCAGGAGGCGGCGCGGTTCCGGATGGAGCACGGTCTGGATTCGTCACGCGGGCCGGTGCTGGCGATGGCGGCCCGGCTGGCCTCGGAGAAGGGGGTCGAGGTCCTGCTCGCCGCGTTGCCGCGCATTCTGGCAAAGTATCCACGGGCGATCGTGCTGTTTGCGGGACAGCACCGGAACGTTCTCGGAGAGCAGGCCTACGCCGATCGGCTGATGCCGCGCATCCGCGAGCTGGAGGCGGCTGGACACTGGCGGTTTCTCGGCGTGCTCGACCCGTGCCGGATGGCGGCGTTCTACCGCCACGTCGACGTGCTGGTCGTTCCGAGCCTGAATTCCACCGAGTCTTTTGGGCTGGTGCAGATCGAGGCGATGATGCACGGGGTGCCGGTGGCGGTTTCGGACCTGCCGGGAGTCCGGACGCCGGTGGCGAGCACCGGGATGGGGCGAGTCGTACCGACCGGCGACGGCGACGCCCTGGCGGCGGCGGTTCTGGAACTGCTGGCGCTGCCTCGCCCTCTTTGTCCCCCGAGCGGCGTTTTTGGGCGATACGACCCGCAGGCGGTGGCGGCACGGTACGAGACGCTGTTCGAGCACCTGCTGCAGGAGAGACGGTAA
- a CDS encoding response regulator encodes METVYGRLRTKLNQVVDSYIPEKIRVTSPDAYRRAKVVTTFWIAIAIWSPVFAVVYHFLGCTSGGLAILAAGVLGFGVPLAFKWTQSFAAAGNYAALVLFLVLTFLMCVTGGLRAPAAMWLTVVPMTSVCMAGPRSTLIWTAAILGQLATFYGLETWGVRFDHQMASGQILLLQLSSLGGLVLVLLSLSCLYESTRNRAIQLVMEREKALGEALDCNREATAKLELLNQSLQQEIHERKRAEQGLRREKVLSDSLIDSLPGIFFLIDEKGKMVRWNDNFQRIVGCSLQELQNTPDDLSVIAEEERQAVAAEIQKAFAEGHGLLEASLLARDGGKRAFFFSGVRIEIDNRPFIIGTGVDIEERKRAEEALRQAKDATEATNRQLEQAIERANEMAVQAEAASTAKSRFLANMSHEIRTPMNGVIGMNELLLGTPLNDEQREYAQTVRASAQSLLEIINDILDYSKIEAEKLELESIDFDLRSCFADPLRVLAVKAHEKGLELACHVDHGVPEILVGDPGRLRQVVTNLVGNAVKFTEQGEVVVSVAADSQTDQEVGLHVTVRDTGIGIPPEMHQTIFHTFRQADDSTTRRYGGTGLGLAISSQLVGLMGGRVWVESTPGQGSTFHFTVRFGRSTTQPDTTPAAGLEALRDLPVLVVDDNATNRRILQDTLTRWESKPSLVDSGEAALAVMREAQRNGRPFPLVLLDACMPGMDGFAVAERIQRDPALAGATVMMLSSAGQPTSIARCRELGIAVYLTKPIRQEELMAAILSALHTSPSKEAKNDPPVESPRSRSPACRSALHVLLAEDNVVNQKVVVRLLEKWGHTVTVAANGRIAVDLCDQQTFDLILMDMSMPEMDGLKATAIIRDRERLTGAHTPIVAMTAHAMKGDRERCLEGGMDGYVSKPIQVDQLIEAIETHAGVLQ; translated from the coding sequence ATGGAAACGGTATACGGACGCTTGAGGACGAAGCTGAACCAGGTGGTGGATTCCTACATCCCCGAAAAGATCCGCGTCACCAGTCCGGATGCGTACCGGCGGGCCAAAGTCGTCACCACCTTCTGGATCGCCATTGCGATCTGGTCGCCGGTCTTCGCGGTCGTCTATCACTTTTTGGGGTGCACCTCGGGCGGCTTGGCCATCCTGGCGGCGGGCGTCCTCGGATTCGGCGTGCCCCTGGCGTTCAAATGGACCCAGTCCTTCGCCGCCGCGGGCAACTACGCCGCCCTCGTCCTGTTCTTGGTGCTGACTTTTCTGATGTGCGTGACGGGAGGACTGCGGGCGCCGGCCGCCATGTGGCTGACCGTCGTGCCGATGACCTCGGTCTGCATGGCCGGGCCCAGATCCACCCTCATCTGGACCGCCGCCATCCTGGGCCAGCTGGCGACCTTCTACGGCCTCGAAACATGGGGGGTGCGGTTCGATCACCAGATGGCGTCCGGACAGATTCTCCTGCTTCAGCTTTCCTCCCTGGGCGGGCTGGTGCTGGTGCTGCTCTCGCTCTCCTGCCTCTACGAATCGACGCGAAATCGGGCCATTCAACTGGTCATGGAGCGGGAAAAGGCCCTGGGCGAGGCCCTGGACTGCAACCGCGAGGCCACGGCCAAGCTCGAACTCCTCAACCAGTCGCTCCAGCAGGAAATTCACGAACGCAAGCGGGCCGAGCAGGGCCTCCGACGAGAAAAGGTGCTCAGCGATTCCCTGATCGACTCGCTGCCCGGCATCTTCTTCTTGATCGACGAGAAAGGAAAAATGGTCCGGTGGAACGACAACTTCCAGCGGATCGTCGGATGCAGTCTGCAGGAGTTGCAGAATACCCCGGATGATCTGTCGGTGATCGCTGAGGAGGAACGGCAAGCGGTGGCGGCGGAAATTCAGAAGGCCTTTGCGGAAGGGCACGGCCTGCTCGAGGCGTCCCTCCTGGCCAGGGACGGCGGCAAGAGGGCCTTTTTCTTCTCCGGAGTACGGATCGAGATCGACAACCGCCCGTTCATCATCGGCACGGGCGTCGACATCGAGGAACGCAAGCGGGCCGAAGAGGCCCTGCGGCAGGCCAAGGACGCCACAGAGGCGACGAATCGGCAGCTCGAACAGGCGATCGAGCGGGCCAACGAGATGGCCGTTCAGGCGGAGGCCGCCAGCACCGCCAAGAGCCGCTTCCTGGCCAACATGAGCCACGAAATCCGCACGCCCATGAACGGCGTGATCGGCATGAACGAGTTGCTTCTGGGCACGCCGTTGAACGACGAACAGCGGGAATACGCCCAGACCGTGCGGGCCAGCGCCCAGTCCCTCCTCGAGATCATCAACGACATCCTCGACTACTCCAAGATCGAAGCTGAGAAACTCGAGTTGGAGTCGATTGACTTCGATTTGCGCAGTTGCTTTGCCGATCCGCTGCGGGTGCTGGCGGTCAAGGCCCACGAGAAAGGCCTGGAACTGGCCTGCCACGTCGACCACGGCGTGCCGGAGATCCTGGTGGGAGATCCGGGACGCCTGCGCCAGGTGGTCACCAACCTGGTGGGCAACGCGGTCAAGTTCACCGAACAGGGCGAGGTCGTGGTGTCCGTGGCCGCCGACTCCCAGACCGACCAAGAGGTCGGCCTGCACGTGACGGTGCGGGATACCGGAATCGGCATCCCACCCGAGATGCACCAGACGATCTTCCACACGTTCCGGCAGGCCGACGACTCGACCACCCGCAGATATGGCGGGACCGGACTGGGACTGGCTATTTCCTCGCAGCTCGTCGGCTTGATGGGCGGCCGCGTGTGGGTCGAGAGCACTCCCGGCCAGGGCAGCACCTTCCACTTCACGGTCCGGTTCGGACGGTCCACAACCCAGCCCGACACGACGCCCGCCGCGGGCCTCGAGGCCCTGCGGGATCTGCCCGTGCTCGTGGTCGACGACAACGCCACCAACCGCCGAATTCTGCAGGACACCCTCACCCGCTGGGAAAGCAAACCGTCGCTGGTCGACAGCGGCGAGGCCGCTCTGGCGGTCATGCGGGAGGCCCAGCGGAACGGCCGGCCCTTCCCGCTGGTGCTGCTGGACGCCTGCATGCCCGGGATGGACGGTTTCGCGGTCGCCGAGCGGATCCAGCGCGACCCGGCCCTGGCCGGCGCCACCGTCATGATGCTCTCGTCGGCGGGCCAGCCGACGAGCATCGCCAGGTGCCGTGAGCTGGGTATCGCCGTCTATCTCACCAAACCCATCCGGCAGGAGGAATTGATGGCGGCCATCCTCAGCGCCCTGCACACCTCGCCGTCGAAGGAAGCCAAGAACGATCCGCCGGTCGAATCGCCGCGCTCCCGCAGCCCCGCGTGCCGATCCGCGCTGCATGTCCTGCTGGCTGAAGACAACGTGGTCAATCAGAAGGTGGTGGTTCGCCTGCTGGAAAAATGGGGGCATACCGTCACCGTGGCCGCCAACGGCCGCATCGCCGTCGATCTCTGCGATCAGCAGACGTTCGACCTGATCCTGATGGACATGAGCATGCCCGAAATGGACGGCCTGAAGGCCACCGCGATCATCCGCGACAGGGAGAGGCTCACCGGCGCCCATACCCCCATCGTCGCCATGACCGCCCACGCCATGAAGGGCGACCGCGAGCGCTGCCTGGAGGGCGGCATGGACGGCTACGTCTCCAAGCCCATCCAGGTCGATCAACTGATCGAGGCGATCGAAACGCACGCCGGCGTCCTCCAGTAG
- the dinB gene encoding DNA polymerase IV: MALKPRHILHVDMDAFYASVEQHDRPELRGKPVLVGGRAEARGVISAASYEARPFGCRSAMPTGTALRLCPHAVLLPVRMDRYLDVSKRIFAIFAEFTPTIEPLSVDEAFLDVSGCQKLLGSPEQIARRIKSRIQEVTGLTASVGAAPNKFLAKLASDLKKPDGLVVVDPQRVAEFLNDLPIGRLWGVGKMTQPKFERLGLRTFGDVRRLSQEQLQRHFGNAGEDFYRLVRGIDDRPVVPDREAKSISSETTFAQDIEDRQHLRAVLLSQIEEVARRLRREKMLARTVHLKIRLPDFATLTRSATLDTPTDQTDVLWNTAAELFERWASQSRSAVRLIGAAASSLSAGGEQLSLFDQDTSRKRRQLDQAVDQIRDKFGSKAIFRGGAPEP, from the coding sequence ATGGCCCTCAAGCCGCGCCACATCCTGCACGTCGACATGGACGCCTTCTACGCGTCGGTCGAACAGCACGACCGCCCGGAACTGCGGGGCAAGCCGGTCCTGGTCGGCGGACGGGCCGAGGCCCGCGGCGTGATCTCCGCCGCCAGCTACGAGGCCCGCCCGTTCGGCTGCCGCAGCGCCATGCCGACCGGAACCGCCCTTCGGCTCTGCCCGCACGCCGTGCTCCTGCCCGTCCGGATGGATCGCTACCTCGACGTCTCCAAGCGGATCTTCGCGATCTTCGCCGAATTCACCCCCACCATCGAACCGCTCTCGGTCGATGAGGCTTTCCTCGACGTCTCCGGCTGCCAGAAGCTCCTCGGTTCGCCCGAACAAATCGCCCGGCGGATCAAGAGCCGCATCCAAGAGGTCACCGGCCTGACCGCCTCCGTCGGCGCAGCCCCCAACAAGTTCCTGGCCAAGCTGGCCAGCGACCTGAAAAAGCCCGACGGCCTGGTCGTGGTCGATCCGCAGCGCGTCGCTGAGTTCCTGAACGACCTGCCGATCGGGCGGCTCTGGGGAGTCGGGAAGATGACGCAGCCGAAGTTCGAGCGGCTGGGCCTGCGAACCTTCGGCGACGTGCGAAGGCTCTCGCAAGAGCAGCTCCAACGGCATTTCGGCAATGCCGGCGAGGATTTCTACCGCCTTGTCCGCGGGATCGACGACCGACCCGTGGTTCCCGACCGCGAAGCCAAGAGCATCAGCAGTGAAACCACCTTCGCCCAGGACATCGAAGACCGCCAACACCTCCGAGCCGTGCTCCTGAGCCAAATCGAGGAGGTGGCCCGACGGCTGCGGCGAGAGAAAATGCTGGCCCGGACGGTGCACCTGAAGATCCGTCTGCCCGATTTTGCGACCCTTACGCGCAGCGCCACGCTGGACACGCCGACCGACCAGACCGACGTCCTCTGGAACACCGCTGCGGAGCTCTTCGAACGCTGGGCAAGCCAGAGTCGCTCAGCCGTTCGGCTGATCGGCGCGGCCGCTTCGTCGCTGAGCGCGGGCGGCGAACAGCTCTCCCTGTTCGACCAGGACACCAGCCGCAAACGCCGCCAGTTGGATCAGGCCGTGGATCAGATCCGGGACAAATTCGGCTCGAAGGCCATCTTTCGAGGTGGTGCGCCGGAGCCGTAG
- a CDS encoding NAD-dependent malic enzyme: protein MDLKDTTWQERYHAPLVFTLRCRLEDRPGMLGVLTTALGECGAHVGDISIVGVDALHKVRDVTVYCADQRHLESILDRLGQLAGVEVAAVTDNVLEIHRRGAIEVRSRVPINALNDLRMVYTPGVAWVCQKIEAEPSAGWHLTGLCDRVAIVTNGTAVLGLGDIGVLASLPVMEGKAAIFAEFAHVSAFPILVESHDSDAVVETVKRIAGSFGAIQLEDIAAPACFEIEQRLRDALDIPVFHDDQHGTATVLLAALINALKMTGRNPERCSALILGAGAAGYAIAKILLTYGIGDIVVYDSAGAIHADRTKGMNPYKHELARLTNKRGEKGTLAEGFRGKDIFIGVARPNMVTAEMVRSMAKDPLVFPLSNPVGEIAVQDARGAGAAVAADGRTINNALAYPGLFRGALDARAGDITAEMQLAAAHVLAGLAPSEQLLPDMLDRAVHRQVAAAVAKAWRVSV from the coding sequence ATGGATCTGAAGGATACAACCTGGCAGGAGCGGTATCACGCGCCCCTGGTTTTCACGTTGCGGTGCAGGCTGGAGGACCGGCCGGGCATGCTTGGCGTGCTGACGACGGCGTTGGGCGAGTGCGGGGCGCACGTGGGGGATATCAGCATCGTCGGCGTCGATGCGCTGCACAAGGTGCGCGACGTGACGGTCTACTGCGCGGACCAACGGCACCTCGAGAGCATTCTGGATCGCCTCGGTCAACTGGCGGGCGTCGAGGTCGCCGCGGTGACCGACAACGTGCTGGAGATCCACCGGCGCGGGGCGATCGAGGTCAGGAGCCGCGTGCCGATCAATGCATTGAACGACCTTCGGATGGTCTATACACCGGGTGTGGCGTGGGTGTGTCAGAAGATCGAAGCCGAACCTTCGGCGGGGTGGCATCTGACCGGGCTGTGCGACCGGGTGGCGATCGTGACCAACGGGACGGCGGTGCTGGGACTGGGCGATATCGGGGTGCTCGCGTCGCTGCCGGTGATGGAGGGCAAGGCGGCCATCTTCGCCGAATTCGCCCACGTCAGCGCGTTTCCCATCCTCGTCGAATCCCACGACAGCGACGCGGTCGTCGAGACGGTCAAGCGGATCGCCGGCAGCTTCGGAGCGATCCAGTTGGAGGACATCGCCGCGCCCGCGTGTTTCGAGATCGAGCAGAGACTCCGGGACGCGCTGGACATTCCCGTCTTCCACGACGACCAGCACGGGACGGCGACGGTGCTTCTGGCGGCGTTGATCAACGCCCTCAAGATGACCGGCAGGAATCCCGAGCGGTGTTCGGCCCTGATCCTGGGCGCTGGCGCGGCGGGCTATGCCATCGCCAAGATTCTTCTGACGTACGGGATCGGCGATATTGTGGTCTACGACTCAGCCGGCGCAATCCATGCCGACCGGACTAAGGGCATGAACCCTTACAAGCATGAGCTTGCCCGGCTCACGAACAAGCGGGGCGAGAAGGGCACGCTGGCTGAGGGATTCCGCGGCAAGGACATCTTCATCGGCGTGGCCCGGCCGAACATGGTTACCGCTGAGATGGTTCGTTCGATGGCCAAGGATCCTCTGGTCTTTCCGCTGAGCAACCCGGTGGGCGAGATCGCCGTTCAGGACGCCCGCGGCGCCGGCGCGGCGGTGGCGGCCGACGGCCGGACGATCAACAACGCGCTGGCGTATCCGGGTCTCTTCCGCGGCGCGCTGGATGCGCGGGCGGGCGACATCACAGCGGAGATGCAACTGGCGGCGGCGCACGTGCTGGCCGGGCTTGCCCCGAGTGAGCAGTTGCTTCCGGACATGCTCGATCGTGCCGTTCACCGGCAGGTCGCGGCGGCGGTGGCCAAGGCGTGGCGGGTTTCGGTGTGA